TGCCACACTCACCCCCGGGGTGACAAATCTTTCCGTGCCTCAGTCCCCAATCTGTAACATGAAGATAATAATACTTGCATACCTCACAGGGGAGTTGCAGTGAAAAGTTGGTTAATATTTGCTCAGATGGAGaccataaataaaataataaatagcagcTATTACTGGTGACTGTAAACTGCTCCATTTAATGTCACTTAGGTACAGCCATTTGGACTCCCACAGGAgatcccccctccaaaaaaatctGGACAAAGTACCCCCTACCCAACCTGAGACCTCGGGAGTGGTGCAAGGACAAGCCCCGGCTAGTCGGATGAGAAGGGAGATGCGGAGACATGATCtatgccctcccctcccccagcggtATGATCTCATTTGACAGGAAGtatctttctgccccctcccccgctcggGCGCGCCTCTCCCACATGGATCCGGAGAGGGAGACAGAGGAGACGTGACACTGACTCAGCCCTCGTCGGGACTTACCCAAGGGCTGCGTCGGGAACACGCTGCCGGGGCTAGTGCACACGCAGAGCTGACACGCTCTCCATGCCGCTGGGCAGCCGCTGATCACGCGTGCCCCCGCTCGCCATTGGCCGCCGCCTCACACACCTTTGCAGCGGATTGGCCGCGGCCAGCTCCGGTCTCCCCCTACGCCGGGCTGGTGGAACGAGCAGCCGAATGGGCAGCTGCGAACAAAAAGAGGAAAATCAAGGCAGTGGCCAGAGAGCGCCTGGGGTGAAGGCTCTTGTCAGCAGCTGCAGCATCAGCATcagagcagctcccagccacggcgcctcccagcagggccatgCTGAATTTCGCAGCTTCCCTCTACCAGCCAGCTGTAAGTGCGGCTCTTCCCGCTCCCTAGTCCTGGGGGGTTGGTGCCCAGCGAGCCCTCCCCGCATCAGCTGCACCTGGGGAGAGGTGGATACGCGCCGTGAGGCGGGGCACGAGGAGAAGGGGCTCAGCCCGGGAAGGATGGAGGGGGAGAGATGTTGTCTGGGGTACGATGCCCCAAGGGATTCCCTTTGGGGAGCTGCGGGGAGGAGTTGCTGGGAATCCTGTGGTGGCAGAGGAGGAATCGAGCTGGGGCTGAGGTTACTGGGAGCTTGTGGGATCTGGAGAGAGAATCGGGGTCTTGCGGGGAGGTTATTGTGGGGCTGCGGAGAGGGGATGGCAGAGAGGGAGGCACTCGGGGGGTATATTGGGgagcctgatttgcagaggggATGGCAGAGAGGGAGGCAGTCGGGGGTTGGGGGAGCTGGGGTAGGTTATTGGGGAGCCTGATCTGCAGAGAGGGGGGAGGGATTAGGGGAAGGTTATTGGGGAACCTGCGGTGATCAGAGAGGGGATGGCAGAGAGGGAGGCAGTCGGGGGAAGTTTATTAGGGAACCTGTGGTGATCTGCGAAGAGGGGATGGCAGAgagggaggcagtgggtggggggagctggggtagGTTATTGGGGAGCCTGAtctgcagaggagggggagggattaGGGGAGGGTTATTGGGGAACCTGTGGTGATCTGCGGAGAGGGGATGGCAGAGGgggaggtagtgggtggggggagctggggtagGTTATTGGGGAGCCTGAtctgcagaggagggggagggattaGAGGAGGGTTATTGGGGAACCTGTGGTGATCTGCGGAGAGGGGATGGCAGAGAGGGAGGCAGTCGGGGGGGGGCTGTTTGGGGGAGGTTACTGGGGAACTGGATGTCAGGGCATCGGTCTGCGGGCGCTGGCGGGGAGAGGTTGCTGGGGGGCCTGTGGCGAGTGGAGGGGCACGTGGTGTGTACCGGGAGCTATTGGGCTCACGCCGCTAGGATGAGGGTAGTTGGGGAGCCCTGCCTGCAGGGCGGGGAGGTGGGTGCGTGTGACAGAgcgaggggtgggtggggagggtttGGTCGGGGGCGGACTGCACTGGGGTGACGGTAAAAGACTGAGAGGGCCTCTGAGGGAAAGGGGCGGTGAGTGGGGGCTGGGCGCCGGAGACGCTGGGGGATTCCCTCGCGGGTGCGGAAGGCGGTGGGCGAGGCTCAGGGAGGGGGATCGGAACGGGGAGGGATGAGCCTGGGACAAGCTGGTGGGCGAGGCTGCGGGGGCTGGAGGTCAGCCGGGGGTGGGTGAGATGAGACGAGACAGGCTGAAGGCGGCGGGCGGGGCGAGGGAGTCCGTGGCCAGCTCCCGCCATGCAAGAGTCCCCGGGCACGTCGGCCGGGCTCAGGCTCCGGACAGGGCTTGTGCCTGTTGGGCGAATGGTTCTTGTGCAGCCTGGGAACAGGGAGCGCCCTGTCTCCGTTCCCttgagagccccccccccccccggagcaccCCTCGTAGGGCTCCCTGTGGTAACCCGAGCTGCGGCGCGAGAAAGCGTCGGGTGTGGTGGTGCTGAACCTCTCGGCCCCAGCCCTTGGAGAGGAGGGGCTGTCTCCGCCTTATTCTCCTGGGAGCCGCGGGGGTGGACTGAGGCCGCCCCCTCCCTTCCGTGTGGCTCTGGCCTGGCGGGAGCTGCGAGGAAGCACGCGGCTGGCTGGCTGTCAGCCTTGCTCACTGCTGCAGCAGGCGGGCTCCCTTCCTGCTTGGCGGCGGGCCCTGGCTCAGCCTCCACCCtctggggagggaggcgggggaagagagagaccgCACAAGTAGGGGAAAGGTCGCCGAGCGGCAGTCCCCAGTTCACCACGTTTCGCGAGTGCCTGGGACCAGCTGCTGATCACGCTTTGTTCACATGCCTCCGCCCCAACCTCGCCTCGGCCCTGTGCCAGCCATTCGGCTTCTGAGGTGCCTGCCCGTGGCGACCAATGGGCGAGAGGCGGGGGCGGTACTGCGTGGTTTGAGTGCAGGCATGGAGAGAGTGAGTCACAGAGGTTCACTGAGGTGAGCGTGGTTCAAACACAGGATCCGTCTGCCAGCGAGGATCTCCCTGAGCCTCTGCTGCCTCCCTTGTGAGCCAAAGGCAGTTTTTTCCTCTGCTGCTTTTGCTCATTGGTCATGTCTCTCTTAATATAGGCCAGTTCCTTATAGAATCCAATGAGGACAACCTTTCCCTAGCCCTCTCAGGGTCCATCTTCTGAGTATTACATGTtccatctttatttatttataaaattcaAAATCTGCAAAACATAGGCCTTTAGAAAAGCATCTATAAAACCTTACCTGTCCTGCCCCTAAGAATGATCCAGAGGCTGGTTAAAAGCTTGATCAAACAGCTCCATCTTAATGCATGCTGAAGCTCCACTAGTTTGGGCCCTGGCAAGAGCACTTTAGGCACAGCTTCCTGAAGAGTGAATTGTCCACTGAGGACACCCACCAATGAGCTCAGGCACACAAATATCTGTTTGTGCATCAGCACTCTAAAATCAACGGCTTCAGCAATGGCAGCTGCTATATGATCCTGTAGAGTCCAAAACATTCCCCACCCACCACCCTCCAGCTACACAAAATAGTGTTTACCTGTTTTTAATATTCAAATGATATGAGTAAAACAACAGAATGAAACAACAGAAACATTTTCCATATTGCCTGACCAACTTTATCAGGTCACAATTCAAGTCAGTCAACTTTTGTGCCTCAGCATTGTCccttttcagtttattcaaacaaaaaaattaagattGTACCCTAATTAAAATCCTTACAGGATGGAATAAAGGAACAGCAAGTACAAAATAACTAAAGGAAAGTTTAAGAAACAAGCTTTCTTTCAGTCATTCAAAACTTGCAGTAAGGGAGTAACTTACTGTTGCTTTTCAAAAACTGTTTTGTATTTTGTTCCAAATAATTTCACTAGACAGCTGTGCAGACACAATATTCATCAGATAGTCTGATTCCCTCTTTCATATTAACCTTTTAATGAAAGTTATATACTGTATTAGGAGAGGAAACAGGAATGTAGAGtgtctttaaaaatattgaataggtTCTATGAAGTATGATATGTTTTACAGGTtgcatttaatttttgtaatttttctttaaagaagGAACTGATATAGTTAAATTAACcgtaaactgaaaaatattcctTTTAGGAGGAAGGAATAGAGATGATTACTGAAAAGCAAAATAATAGACGTTCCTGGAACAATACCGCTGAAAAGAGTGATTTTGAAGCCGTAGAAGCCCTTATGTCCATGAGCTGCAACTGGAAATCAGACTTCAAAAAATATGCTGAACTGAGACCTATAACACCAGCATCTGATACGTCAGAAGAAACTGATGATAACCTGCTACCTGGTGCAGCTGACTTTCATGCAATACCAGCATTTGTAAGCTTTATTCTATTATTGTACATGCCTTATTAAAGTTTTTTAGATCACATTAACTGTGAGAAATAATCATGCTGAATAGATGTCTCATTACTtgcatcttttttccccttttagtGCTTGACTCCACCCTACAGCCCTTCTGATTTTGAGATGTCTCAAGTAATtcatctgccagcagcagcagcgccatCTGCTGTACAATGTAGATTAGTGTCTGATATTTCAAAGCCTGTTCCTTCAGCAACTTTTAAAGAGACTGAAATGTCTCCAGCACCAAGACCAATGAAAGCTCAAGCAACAAGTGTTATTCGCCATACAGCTGATGCTCAGCTTTGTAATCAAAGAACATGTCCAGTGAGAGCAGCTAGTGTGTTGAAGTATCAGAACAATACTTCAAGGGAAATAAATATACAGAATAATGGAACTGCAAAACAAAATCCACCTTGTGCAATTGTGTCACCAAATAGAGCAACTTACAAAAGTGACAATCTTCCAGTTTTAGAAGAAAAAACAAGTACAGCACTAGCTGTCAGTCCATTGTCCCTGATCCAGACTTCAACCAGTAGACATCAGCCTGTTCCTGGATCAGTACAGCAGTCATCGATGATAGCATCTTCACCTGCTGTGCAAGCGAGTGGTGTCTCATCTGTACCAGTAATTTGCCAGATGGTTCCTCTGTCTACTAACAACTCTGTTGTGACAGCAATAGTGCCCAGCACTCCTTCTAGCCAACAATCAACCCTTTGCCAGCCTATGATGTTCATGGGAACTCAAGTTCCTAAAGGTGCCGTTATGTTTGTTGTGCCCCAGCCGGTTGTGCAGAACACAAAGGCTCCAAACATTAGTCCAAATGGCACTAGACTCTCTCCTATTGCTCCTGCTCCAGGTTTTACACCTTCTGCAGCAAAAATCACTCCACCAATTGACTCATCAAGAATAAGAAGCCACATTTGCAACTATCCAGGATGTGGAAAGACCTATTTCAAGAGCTCTCATTTGAAGGCTCATGTGAGAACACACACGGGTAAGTCATTAAGCAGTGGATAGTAGGAATTTCAAAGAAAGCTTTTCATGTATATTTGTGCTAATATTTATCAATGTTCTAGTGAGTTGTGATTTTGTTCATGTTTGCTGCtttccagaggtgaaaggctagtGCACTAATCCTTTGTACAGCTGGCTTCCTGATAATGATGACCTTTCTAGTCACCTCAGTTAAAGCTATCTTAACATTGTACATCTctaaagataattttttttttttttttttgtcttgactGAACATAATCTAGCATTGTGGGGTAGTCCCAGAGTGCTATTGCTTGCTTTTGCCAGTAGGTGTTAATACATGGCATAATCTTTGGTAGGATGCCTCAAAAAGGAGAGGTGACTAGCATTCTCACCTTCAACATTAACaccccagagggtcattccttcaGGTGTCCGgcagttctttaaaaaaacctgGTAGTGAATCTAATCACACTAGTAAAGGATAAGGGGCTATGTATGTTTACACAGCTCCACTGGCGCACTTCAGCCTTGTCATGTAACATCCCTCTTGTTTTTAGTATAGACGTCATTTTCAGCAGTGGGTGCTGGTCACGCAAAGCTGTCATGGTTTCGTAATGTATATAAATGAAGATAACTGTTTTGAAACATAAAGCACAAGCTGAACTCTGCTTTCCAGTGATGAAAGGCTAGTGCACTGACCCTTTGTACAGCTAGCTACCTAATGATGGTGACTCTTCAAGTTAGCACCGTCAAAACCATCTTAATATTGTATGTCTCTGGGTTTGCTGGTTGTTTATTTGTGTCTTGATTGTCACAGTAGAAATCGGTTATAAAAAAGTCAAACATATTATCAGTCAAAAGCAAAATCATTGCTAAATAAATGCTCgtgtttctattttgttttaGGAGAAAAGCCTTTTAGCTGTAGTTGGAAAGGCTGTGACAGGAGATTTGCACGATCTGATGAACTGTCTCGGCATCGCAGAACGCATACTGGTGAGAAGAAGTTTGCTTGCCCGATGTGTGATCGGCGGTTCATGAGGAGTGACCATTTAACAAAGCATGCACGGCGGCATTTGTCAGCTAAGAAGCTACCAAACTGGCAAATGGAAGTGAGCAAGCTAAATGACATTGTTGTACCACCTGCATCCACACCTGCACAGTGAAAGAACTCCTGAAAAGTTACCAGAACTAACTGTTGTCACTATGGTATACCACCAGTGATGTATAAAAAGCTCCTACTCCAGGTCTGTAGTTCTTCAGTGCCAGCTGTTGATGGCATTACAGCAGAGAGGCAAAGGCAGTCTGTGCTTGGTCACAGGAAATGCTACTGAGAGAACCAGTGACTAATAATGGAATGTCAGGTTTCTTTTCGACTTGGTGAAAAGAGAAAGAGGTTGAAGGTTTGAGAGCAGAGCAGCACAGGTAGCGAAGGGTTTTGAATTTATGCAGATTATTTGTATGTACTATAGAGTGGTCAGACATAAGTCATGCAGAGCTGTTGGCTGATAATTCTTGAAACCAACTAAAATTACAGCTTTCAAAGACGTAATGAGTTTTCAGTAGAGCACAGACTAGAGAGAAATATCAATGTATAGTACAGATTTGTAGATCAGAAATGCATCTGTACGAGATAGTATAAAACAGTTATCCTACTGCTGTCACCTTTCCTTGATAGGATATTTGtactttttttcttctatttacATTGCAGCCCAATCATGAGAGATGGGCATTGAGGCTCAGCACCTCTTGATACATTAAATACTGTATCAAGTATGTCAGTCATGCCAGTTTTACATTACTGTCCAAATATGTAATAGATTGAGTGGCTAGAGAGAGCCAAAAGTACCTAAATCCCCATTAATTTATTATAATATAGAACACTAATACTATTTTTGCTATTCCTCTTGAAAGCTCATGATTATTACAATTGGTTATATTTAGGCATCCTATGATGCTTCTGCTTTCAAGTTGCTTATGGTTTCCTTTATACCTTTCAAAATTCCATACCACCCCATTTGTCATAAACACTGAGatggtatgtttaaaaaaataaaaatgtaaccaTAAGAATAATAAATTACGTGGGTTTATTAAGAAGGCAAGAACAAGTATGTTATGCTAGGCTACTTGATGTGGGGGTCACTTTTGAAGATGATTTCTATTAGAGATAAATGGTCTTTATATAATGAGGATATAATCTATACTGTATTAAATTAGAAAGTTAGGAGTTATTTGTAAAGTAAAAATAAGGCAGTAAACACACCAGCCTTGAATTAATACTGTAGATTTTTGTGACAAATAATGCATCAACTTTTACTAACCATCTTTCTATTGTATCTTATTATGTTGATTACACAAATATAGACAACTAAACAGTTGGATAATAGTGTACTAGGTAATCTTTTATGACTACTTTAAAATTTTGCACAATACTTCTTATGTCGTACTTTATACCTTGTTTACAATAAAGAACAATTTTAATACAGACCTCCGTGTGATGCATGTTGATTGGGTTATTTGCTTACAAAACACAGCCAGTGCAACAATGCCTATCAGCGTTAGTCTTGATTAGTGAAAGACTAGTTATAGtgattagttagttagttagtctTGATTAGTGATAGACTAGTTGCCCTCTTATTTATAAACCTTGTAAAACTAACTTGAATTTAATGTACAGTTAAGCGTACACTACTTCTAGAATACTTCTTTTGTGCGCTCTTTTTCCAAGACACTCTTATTGCAGAATAAGTGTCTATGTAAGGAGTTATACCGGTATGACTATAGCAGTAAAATTGTATTTCTGTTTGTAAATTTCCCCACGTAGACCAGCTCTGAGAGTGCATCAACCAAAATCTGGCTCACATAAGTCAGGTACAAAGGactggatgcacaaaaggaggtaggtgcctaagtccctgttTCAGTTTCTGGGCCACTGCAATGCACAAAACTCCCTCTGAACCCTGTAAGTATCTAAATTCACTCTCAGCGCCTAAGTTTTTGCGGTATACATTCCCTAGGCACTTATGTTTCTGCCTCTCCATGTGTGTACTGCTTTCACCCTCGAGGCCTCCAGATACCTATCTCTTACCTAAGCCCCAGAACTATTCACAAACTGGGGTAAGATAGGCATTTGGCCCCCTAAGTCATGTGCGGAGCCCAATCTAGTAGGATCCAGTTCCCCAGCTCCGATGACTATTTATCCACAGTTGCACAGTGCAACAGCTTTAagaggagagagtgagggagctctatatcagaatatcccatagcccagtggttagagtgctcatGTGACAGGTCCAAGTTCAAAACCCTTCTCCCTGTCAAGGAGagagggacttgaactggggttctcccacatcccagctgaatacctaaccactgggctaaaagttgagaggtccttccctgcccctggcTTTTTGCTAAAAGAGCATAGGCGCCGGGCTCCAGGAGAGGGATCACAGTTGAAAAATCACTGACAGAGATAGGCGCCAGCCTGGACTTAAGCAACTATGACTATAGAGGGGCAGGGTTTAGCACACAGCCCTCTGGTCAGCATCTCCTGGATAGTTTAGGTGGCTTCCTGCCTAGCATGtcttttgtgaattgcagtcaAAAGGGCCCATGTgcttaactcaggctttgtgaatcagtGTTTTCTTACATGCCTGAAAGTTAGGCACAATGATGTTCAGCATCTCAGCACTTAACTCTTTTGTGCACACAGCCAACAGTTGTTTGCTTTAAGACAAACTAAAGTCTTAACTGGTAATTTTACAGAAATAGAGAAAATTAAACACACTAAGGTGAATGCCACAGAAAGAAACTCTGGACCAGCAAGCAGTGTAAAGGTACTGAATGTGTGGTGGGAGTTACAGTTGCTAAGTCGCTGTAAGTCTCTAAGGGTCGCGGGTTGATGGTAATCTGAATGGtaagggtggtgggggaggaggaggtcttGCATCAATTTAGCCTTTCCTGTGAATTTTGGCCCTCACTAGCTCCTATTACCCTTTTGTGTGgagataaaaacataagaacagccattctgggtcagacctttggtccatctatcccagtatcctgtcttctgacagtggcccatgctaggtgccccagagggaatgaacagaataggtaatcatcaagtgatccatcctgttgcccattccagcttctggcaaacaggctagggccacttcagagcatggttttgcatccctacccatcctggctaatagccattgatggactatcctccatgaacttacctagttcttttttgaaccctgttatagtcttggccttcacaacatcctctggtaaagagttccacaggttgattgtgcgttgtgtgaagaaacacttccttttgtttgttttaaacttgctgcctattaatttcatttgataacccctagttcttgtgtcatgagaagcagtaaataacacttctttatttactttctccacacttgtcatgattttatagacctctatcagatcccccccttagttgtccttttccaagctgaaaagtcccagtctcaatCTCTCCTCCaaatggaagttgttccatacccctaatcctcTTTGTTGCCCTTtattgtaccttttccaattccaatatattttgccATCATAGAAGACTGCTACTTCCTTGGTCAGTCAAAGAACAATGTCTCTATGTCTTGAAAATTATGGGCTATAGATGATATAGATGGACAACATTGCATCATGGGAAGTTGacccctggctcccagtcacCTTTTTGTGActcatttccaccccaccatgCATTGTCAAAACTACCCAAAAGACTGAACAGTGGCgggctgcactgtgggatacctacccatggtgcaccaaCATAAGCACTTCTGGAGAGTATGTGCAATGCTGatgcaaggagccaagtatgcacacaCAAAAGCGATATGCTAACAATGGTGGGCGTATGCCAACGTAACTTGCTtcagcaaaactttgtagtgtagacaggacctaagaAATTCTTGCTAAAATTTCCTGCTAAAACTTCTACCAATGGTGGAGCGGCAACAGTGATAGCAAGAGTAAGTGAGCTAGTGTGAATAAGGTGCCAGAAGCCTCTAATATTTCAAGTACTATGTTGTGTAACCTTGCTTTGAACAGGATTAGAAGACATGATACAGGAAAAGTATAAGTGGCCATTTGGAGCATTGTGTATGACAATTGTAGTGTTGCTGTTGGTGGGGCTGAACTGATGGGTAGCAATGGGAAACTTCTGCCCCAAATCCAATTTATATACAGTCTTTGTGTCACTGACACTCATGGCAGTTTGTGTGGATTAATAAATCTAGATTCTAGACAATTTCCTCCAACACATACATACCCTTTAGCTGTTAATACCTGCAAACATATTGAGCTGGGCTTCTATCAGACAGTTTGGGTTGACATCTTACTCCAACTGTGtaaagtttttctttttcagataaaTACATTAGGCCaaatcctcagttggtataagtccattgaagtaaatgaaactATGCTGATTAACAGCAGCTCAGTGGATCTACACTGACTTACACTAGCTGAGTTTTTGGCTCACCAAGTAGTACTAAAAATTGGACAGCAGACTTCTACAGAGTATGGCGAGGTGGAAGCATTCTGACAAATTTCTCCAAAATCCAAGGTTTCTTTCTGTACTAATGTAACAATGCTGCCTTTGGCGGGACACAACTGGGATTGTCAATTCaagacaaattgcttagagcagggtaGTCACAGCCCCAGGTTGGTGGTTCTCCACCTCTAAGGCACatcaaaccagccaaacagagaggacttagTCTCACCCCACaagctaaccataagtcatacaagcaattcccttagacactccagtttcccagtatcaccaccagagCCACTTGTTTTGGGttcgaatggttatgaaaaccaatgcctccgtaaaagaaaaaaggctctcctgatcccaaaggacaaAGCCCCAagcccaggtcaatatacaagtcagatcttacctgcaaatcacgctgctgccaatcctttagaatctaaaacctaaaggtttattcataaaaaaatatatatagatgggagctagaattggttaaatggaatcaattacatacagtaatagcaaagttcttggttcaggcttgtagcagtgatggaataaattgcaggctcaaatcaagtctctggagtacatccacatctgggatgggtcattcagtcctttgttcagagcttcagtttgcagcaagATTCCTCCAGAGATTAGAAGCAggactgaaaacaaaatggaggggtttccagggccttttatattctttctcttgtgggcagaaaGCCCTTGGTTCTTCTGTGCAAAagcacagcaacaagatggagtttggagtcacatgggcaagtcacatgtccgtgcatgactcagttctttacagactgatgccattgtttacatgttagtttgaacattcccaggaaagctcagatgtggattggtgtcgcccaaagttcattgtcagttaagtgtttcttgactgggcacttactgagaatagtcctttctcaagaagctgactaaATGCTTCACTGCAACTACTTAGGATCAAAACActttgagatacaagtacatagccaatattcataacttcaactacaaaaatgatacacatatacagatagcataatcataaccagaaaatcataacctttccatagacaccttactggacctcctttgtacaagatttggtgcaactataggaccttgattgcaacaatgatctatacggtcacagtttatgtcaataacgtcacaactAAACAGTCATTTCTTGCTATAAATGCAGCCTTTTAAATATAAACACATGCACTGATGATTTTTTGCATGTGCAGACAGAGAACTATGATCTATGAATTTAACACACACATCTCCACACATGTAATTTTTAAGCTTAATTATGGAAGCCAAACTTGGAAATGAGGCCAATTATTTAAGTGCCTTTCTCTAGACACCCAAAATAGGAAACATT
The Natator depressus isolate rNatDep1 chromosome 2, rNatDep2.hap1, whole genome shotgun sequence DNA segment above includes these coding regions:
- the KLF10 gene encoding Krueppel-like factor 10, yielding MLNFAASLYQPAEEGIEMITEKQNNRRSWNNTAEKSDFEAVEALMSMSCNWKSDFKKYAELRPITPASDTSEETDDNLLPGAADFHAIPAFCLTPPYSPSDFEMSQVIHLPAAAAPSAVQCRLVSDISKPVPSATFKETEMSPAPRPMKAQATSVIRHTADAQLCNQRTCPVRAASVLKYQNNTSREINIQNNGTAKQNPPCAIVSPNRATYKSDNLPVLEEKTSTALAVSPLSLIQTSTSRHQPVPGSVQQSSMIASSPAVQASGVSSVPVICQMVPLSTNNSVVTAIVPSTPSSQQSTLCQPMMFMGTQVPKGAVMFVVPQPVVQNTKAPNISPNGTRLSPIAPAPGFTPSAAKITPPIDSSRIRSHICNYPGCGKTYFKSSHLKAHVRTHTGEKPFSCSWKGCDRRFARSDELSRHRRTHTGEKKFACPMCDRRFMRSDHLTKHARRHLSAKKLPNWQMEVSKLNDIVVPPASTPAQ